The Streptomyces sp. Alt3 genome has a segment encoding these proteins:
- a CDS encoding LLM class flavin-dependent oxidoreductase, translating to MDENRGDQIRGTKGGTASVPLSVLDLVTVGQGRTATQALRTSVDIAKLAESRGFHRFWVAEHHSMPGVASSSPAVILAHLAAHTERIRLGSGGVMLPNHAPLVIAEQFGTLEAMAPGRVDLGLGRAPGTDGATAAALRRTDRLNEGADDFPQQLAELTRFLDDDFPDGHPYARIHAVPGPVQATSPGGVQSPARPPVWLLGSSGFSARLAGVLGLPFAFAHHFSARNTVPALDLYRESFKPSAVLDAPYALIGVAALAADDEREARRQVLTGALSMVRLRTGRPGLVPSPEEAEAHDFSPMEREFVDGWLKDIVHGTADEVRTGLDDLAKRTGADELMITANAHGGEARLRSYELIADAYGLPRVD from the coding sequence GTGGACGAGAACCGAGGCGACCAGATTCGCGGCACGAAGGGCGGTACGGCCTCCGTGCCCCTCTCCGTGCTCGACCTGGTGACCGTGGGCCAGGGCCGCACGGCCACCCAGGCCCTGCGCACCAGCGTGGACATCGCCAAGCTTGCCGAGAGCCGCGGTTTCCACCGCTTCTGGGTGGCCGAGCACCACTCCATGCCCGGTGTGGCCTCCTCGTCCCCAGCCGTGATCCTCGCGCACCTGGCCGCCCACACCGAGCGCATCAGGCTCGGCTCCGGCGGCGTGATGCTGCCCAACCACGCCCCGCTGGTGATCGCCGAGCAGTTCGGGACCCTGGAGGCGATGGCCCCCGGCCGCGTCGACCTCGGCCTCGGCCGGGCCCCCGGCACGGACGGCGCCACCGCCGCCGCCCTGCGCCGCACGGACCGGCTGAACGAGGGCGCCGACGACTTCCCGCAGCAGCTGGCCGAGCTGACCCGCTTCCTGGACGACGACTTCCCGGACGGGCACCCCTACGCCCGCATCCACGCCGTCCCCGGACCCGTGCAGGCCACCTCGCCCGGCGGCGTCCAGTCGCCCGCGCGCCCGCCCGTCTGGCTGCTGGGCTCCTCCGGCTTCAGCGCCCGGCTGGCCGGTGTCCTCGGACTGCCGTTCGCCTTCGCCCACCACTTCTCGGCCCGCAACACGGTGCCGGCCCTGGACCTGTACCGGGAGTCCTTCAAGCCCTCCGCGGTACTCGACGCCCCCTACGCACTCATCGGGGTCGCGGCACTGGCCGCCGACGACGAGCGCGAGGCCAGGCGCCAGGTGCTCACCGGTGCCCTGTCCATGGTCCGGCTGCGCACCGGACGCCCGGGTCTCGTGCCGAGCCCGGAGGAGGCGGAGGCGCACGACTTCAGCCCCATGGAGCGCGAGTTCGTCGACGGCTGGCTGAAGGACATCGTGCACGGCACGGCCGACGAGGTCCGCACGGGCCTGGACGACCTGGCCAAGCGCACCGGCGCGGACGAGCTGATGATCACGGCCAACGCACACGGTGGCGAGGCCCGGCTGCGTTCGTACGAGCTCATCGCCGACGCCTACGGTCTGCCCCGGGTGGACTGA